In Halomarina salina, one DNA window encodes the following:
- a CDS encoding DUF7119 family protein, translating to MSEDDVPSPDRESPVGRPVVRGDPALMGDRAERAVQFDPDDPASLERAAQVVHSFATESAGAADNVYMLRGAAACAALVRGEGSYKAAAERAGEDVTVAFIRKWARVHDLPRAVRECVATGRIAPTAAKHIARARGEARYHLAWAVLDHDLTVRDVRTAASDINDGRSVEDALAEQGVAVGDIALSLDAESYRDLRWRAARLGVDPEDVIAEALDALDPLEE from the coding sequence ATGAGCGAGGACGACGTGCCGTCGCCGGACCGCGAGTCGCCGGTCGGCCGACCGGTCGTCCGGGGGGACCCGGCGCTGATGGGTGACCGCGCCGAGCGCGCCGTCCAGTTCGACCCCGACGACCCCGCCTCCCTCGAACGGGCCGCCCAGGTCGTCCACTCGTTCGCCACCGAGAGCGCCGGGGCCGCGGACAACGTCTACATGCTCCGGGGGGCGGCCGCCTGTGCCGCCCTCGTCCGCGGCGAGGGGTCGTACAAGGCCGCCGCCGAACGCGCGGGCGAGGACGTGACCGTCGCGTTCATCCGCAAGTGGGCGCGCGTCCACGACCTGCCGCGGGCGGTCCGCGAGTGCGTCGCGACCGGTCGCATCGCGCCGACGGCTGCCAAGCACATCGCCCGTGCCCGCGGCGAAGCCCGGTACCACCTCGCGTGGGCCGTCCTCGACCACGACCTGACCGTCCGCGACGTACGGACCGCCGCCAGCGACATCAACGACGGCCGTAGCGTCGAGGACGCCCTCGCCGAACAGGGCGTCGCCGTGGGAGACATCGCGCTGTCGCTCGACGCCGAGAGCTACCGGGACCTGCGGTGGCGGGCCGCCCGACTCGGTGTGGACCCGGAGGACGTCATCGCCGAGGCGCTGGATGCGCTCGACCCGCTAGAGGAGTAG
- a CDS encoding M20 family metallopeptidase has protein sequence MTDPSPPFAERYAEDLRSFVERLVSFESTPGAEAGVQSFVRGHLDALGFETYEWEADPVRLAGQPSFPDDPAEIQTADRPSVAGVLELGAGEGPTLLLNGHADVVPASDAPRATGESTHVGSDDEAPADDGAWHSDPFAPTWSEDGDWLTARGAADMKSGLGACVYAARYLADRVEEGEASLDGRIVVESVAGEEEGGIGAAASALDAPYPGDRNAAIVAEPTELCPVVASEGSLMVRVEVRGRSAHAATAWRGASALDRFEVVHDALRALERERGESVVHPLYDRFPTPWPIVVGTVEAGEWASTVPARLTAEVRVGVAPGETVAEVETAVRDRLTETARESGWPDALSVERLGIQFEASEIATDEPVVGAVQAAMGENGPTDTAPLGVTYGADARHYIEAGIPTVLFGPGSIDQAHFPNESVEWADVVTAGATLATAAERYLSGDE, from the coding sequence ATGACCGACCCGTCTCCACCGTTCGCCGAGCGATACGCCGAGGACCTCCGGTCGTTCGTCGAGCGCCTCGTCTCGTTCGAGTCGACGCCCGGCGCGGAGGCCGGTGTGCAGTCGTTCGTCCGTGGACATCTGGACGCGCTCGGGTTCGAGACCTACGAGTGGGAGGCCGACCCGGTGCGGCTGGCGGGACAGCCGTCGTTCCCGGACGACCCCGCCGAGATTCAGACCGCGGACCGGCCGAGCGTCGCAGGCGTGCTGGAACTCGGGGCCGGCGAGGGGCCGACGCTCCTGTTGAACGGCCACGCCGACGTCGTCCCCGCCAGCGACGCCCCGCGAGCGACTGGCGAATCCACACACGTCGGCTCCGACGACGAAGCCCCTGCGGACGACGGTGCCTGGCACAGCGACCCGTTCGCGCCCACGTGGAGCGAGGACGGTGACTGGCTGACGGCGCGCGGCGCAGCGGACATGAAGTCGGGTCTCGGGGCCTGCGTCTACGCGGCGCGGTACCTCGCCGACCGCGTCGAGGAGGGGGAGGCCTCCCTCGACGGCCGCATCGTCGTCGAGAGCGTCGCGGGCGAGGAGGAGGGCGGCATCGGCGCGGCGGCGAGCGCCCTCGACGCCCCGTACCCCGGCGACCGTAACGCGGCTATCGTCGCGGAACCGACCGAACTGTGTCCCGTCGTCGCCAGCGAGGGGAGCCTGATGGTTCGCGTCGAGGTGCGCGGCCGGTCGGCCCACGCCGCGACCGCGTGGCGCGGGGCCAGCGCCCTCGACCGGTTCGAGGTCGTCCACGACGCGTTGCGTGCGCTCGAACGCGAGCGCGGCGAGTCGGTGGTCCATCCGCTCTACGACCGCTTCCCGACCCCGTGGCCCATCGTCGTCGGGACCGTCGAGGCTGGCGAGTGGGCGTCGACGGTCCCCGCCCGTCTCACCGCGGAGGTCCGCGTCGGCGTCGCACCGGGCGAGACCGTGGCGGAGGTCGAGACGGCCGTCCGCGACCGACTGACCGAGACGGCGCGGGAGTCCGGGTGGCCGGACGCGCTGTCGGTGGAGCGCCTCGGCATCCAGTTCGAGGCCAGCGAGATAGCGACGGACGAACCGGTCGTCGGGGCCGTCCAGGCGGCGATGGGTGAGAACGGGCCGACCGACACCGCACCGCTCGGCGTCACCTACGGCGCGGACGCGCGTCACTACATCGAGGCGGGGATTCCGACCGTCCTGTTCGGCCCCGGCAGCATCGACCAGGCGCACTTTCCCAACGAGAGCGTCGAGTGGGCCGACGTGGTGACAGCGGGGGCGACGCTGGCGACCGCTGCAGAGCGGTATCTCTCCGGGGACGAGTGA